Part of the Vagococcus teuberi genome, TATGCGTGCACGTGGAGCAAGTATCACAGATATTACTATTTTAGTTGTTGCAGCTGATGATGGTGTGATGCCTCAAACGGTTGAAGCCATTAATCATGCTAAAGCAGCAGAAGTCCCAATTATTGTGGCGGTCAATAAAATTGATAAACCAAGTGCCAATCCAGATCGTGTGATGCAAGAATTAAGTGAATATGGCTTGATTCCAGAATCATGGGGAGGAGACACAATTTTTGTTCCAATCTCTGCAAAATTTGGGGATAATATTGAAGAATTATTAGAAATGATTTTACTTGTTTCTGAAGTAGAAGATTTAAAAGCTGATCCAACACAACGTGCAATCGGAACAGTTATTGAAGCACGTTTAGATAAAAGTAAGGGACCTGTTGTAACATTATTAGTACAACAAGGAACACTACATGTTCAAGACCCAATCGTTGTTGGTAACACTCATGGACGTGTGCGTGTGATGACAAATGATATTGGTCGCCGTGATAAAGCAGCAGGACCAGCAACACCAGTTGAAATTACAGGGTTAAATGATGTGCCACAAGCTGGTGACAGATTTGTGACCTTTGAAGATGAAAAAACAGCTCGTGCAGCCGGTGAAGAAAGAGCAAAACGTGCGTTGTTAGAACAACGTCAAGTTAGCCAACGTGTGACATTAGACAATTTATTCGAAAGTCTTAAAGACGGCGAAATGAAAGAAGTTAATGTTATTATCAAAGCCGACGTTCAAGGATCAGCTGAAGCATTAGCTGCTAGTTTAACCAAAATTGATGTTGAAGGCGTACGTGTTAAAATCGTCCATTCAGCAGTTGGGGCGATTAACGAAAGTGATATCACATTAGCTTCTGCAAGTAATGCGATTATCGTCGGATTCAATGTTCGACCAACAGCACAAGCTCGTACACAAGCAGAACAAGAACAAGTAGATATTCGTTTACACAGAATCATCTATAAAGTTATCGAAGAAATCGAAACAGCGATGAAAGGGATGCTTGATCCTGAATTTGTTGAAAAAATTACAGGACAAATGCAAGTTCGTGAAACTTACAATGTATCTAAAGTTGGTACGATTGCAGGATGTTACGTAACGGAAGGATCTATTCGTCGTGACTGTGGTATTCGTTTGATTCGTGATGGCATTGTAATTCATGAAGGAAACTTAGCAAGCTTGAAACGTTTTAAAGACGATGCTAAAGAAGTTAAAATGGGATTTGAATGTGGTGTAACTATAGAAAACTACAACGACGTAAAAGTTGATGATGTAATCGAAGGATATATCATGGAAGAAGTTAAAAAATAATTCAGCTCATTTATATGAGGAGGATAAGCATATGGCAAATTACCGAGATCGTCGTGTCGCTCAAGAAATATTAAAAGAAGTGAATGATATTTTACATAAAAAAGTACGTGATCCACGTGTACAAAATGTAAGTATCACGGACGTAAAAGTAACAGGTGATTTACAAGAAGCAACAATTTATTATAGTTTATTAAGCGATAAAGCCTCAGATAAACAAAAAGCTCAAGAAGGATTAGATAAAGTCACAGGTTTAGTTCGACGTGAGCTAGGTCATAGATTAAGTATCTACAAGACGCCAGAAATAGTATTTGTTAGAGATGAGTCAGTAGAATACGGAAATCATATTGATGAATTATTAAGAGGATTAAATAAAGACTAAGTCAATTAGCTAGAGAATATTTTTCTCTAGCTTTTTTATGTTATAACATGAGTTTGTGTATCATTAACGGTAAAAAAATAATTGTGATAAACTAAAAGAAGATTAATTAGGAGGCGATTTAATTGATAAAAAATATCGGAATAGTTGGAACAGGTGTGATTGCAACAGAATTTGTCACACAGGTGGATATTTCTAAGTACACGATTCACTCAGTTTATAATCGTAATGAACGCTCTTTGCGTACATTTAGAGAGACACATAATCTACACAATGGTTATACTGACTACAATGAATTTCTTGATGACGATGAGTTAGAATGTGTGTATATCGCTACGCCTAACCAAACACATTATGAATTTGCCAAAAAAGCTATTGAAAAAGGAAAACATGTCTTGTGTGAAAAAGTCATGGTTTTAAAAGCTGAAGAAGCCAAAGAGCTATTTGAGTTAGCTAAAAAACATCATGTCGTGATTTTAGAGGCCGTCACGTTATTTTATATGCCGATGTATCACGAAGTAAGTCGTTTATTAAAAGAAAATGTTTTAGGAAAAATCAGTACAGCTAACATCACATTCGGAAGTTGTAAAGAATATGATGAGAATAATCGTTTCTTCTCACTTGAAAAAGGTGGCGGAGCTTTATTTGATATTGGACCTTATGCTCTTTCAGCGGCTGTTTATTTACTTGGAACAGACATCGAATTTGTTTCATCAGAAGTTGTGATGGCACCAACTGGAGTAGATGAGAAATCTGTCACAGTATTAAAAACTAAAAATAATGAGTTAGCAAGTGTCATGCTATCTTTCAGAGGAAAACTACCAAAGCAAATTTTGATTACAGGTGATGAAGGATTTTTAAAAATTAATGACTTCCCAAGAGCGACAACAGCAGAAATTTTCTATAATAATGGGACAACACAAGTCATTGAAGATGGAAATGACCGCGATGTCTTTACTTATGAATTAGATATGTTAAACCACTTAGCAAGTGAAAAAGGGTTAAATCATGTACCAGATTGTCGTGAAGTTAGCCAACGAGTTGTTGAGTTAATGGATGCCATGAGACAAGCTTGGGGATGGGAACTTTAATAAAAGTGAAATGGGGGGATTCTCCTCCTTTTTTTGTTGCTTATAAAAGCCTTTTGTCTTAATTAGGTATGTAAGTATGCTATAATATTGGGTAAATGACGAAAAGAGTAGGAGAAGATTGATGGAAGGAATTATCCCTCTATGGAAACCACGAGGCATGACAAGTCATGATTGTGTCTTCCAATTACGAAAAATTTTAAAAACAAAAAAAGTAGGTCATAGTGGCACACTTGATCCGGATGTTGATGGTGTGTTGCCTATTTGTGTCGGTAAAGCCACAAAAGTTGTGGAGTATTTACAAGAATCAAATAAAGTATACATTGGTGAAGTGACAATTGGCTTTTCGACAGAAACAGAAGATGCAAGTGGAGAGGTCGTTGACACCACTCCAATTAATATTCCACTAACTGAAAAAGAAATAGATGATACCATGTCACTGTTGACGGGGAATATTCAACAAATTCCTCCTATGTATTCTGCTGTAAAGGTGAATGGTAGAAGATTATATGATTATGCTAGAAAAGGTGAAAC contains:
- the rbfA gene encoding 30S ribosome-binding factor RbfA, with product MANYRDRRVAQEILKEVNDILHKKVRDPRVQNVSITDVKVTGDLQEATIYYSLLSDKASDKQKAQEGLDKVTGLVRRELGHRLSIYKTPEIVFVRDESVEYGNHIDELLRGLNKD
- a CDS encoding Gfo/Idh/MocA family protein, which produces MIKNIGIVGTGVIATEFVTQVDISKYTIHSVYNRNERSLRTFRETHNLHNGYTDYNEFLDDDELECVYIATPNQTHYEFAKKAIEKGKHVLCEKVMVLKAEEAKELFELAKKHHVVILEAVTLFYMPMYHEVSRLLKENVLGKISTANITFGSCKEYDENNRFFSLEKGGGALFDIGPYALSAAVYLLGTDIEFVSSEVVMAPTGVDEKSVTVLKTKNNELASVMLSFRGKLPKQILITGDEGFLKINDFPRATTAEIFYNNGTTQVIEDGNDRDVFTYELDMLNHLASEKGLNHVPDCREVSQRVVELMDAMRQAWGWEL